Proteins from one Geomonas agri genomic window:
- a CDS encoding EamA family transporter: protein MMPLWFPLTVLSAFFLATSDATTKRALTGRNEYLVTWLRIVPTLPLFLVALPFIPIPKIGDDFYFCIFAGLPLEAVAIILYTKALKLSPLSLTLPLLSLTPLLLLVVPYLLLGERISPTGGIGILLIALGGYLLNTGRGETGVLAPLKALAREKGALCMLAVATIYSVTSTLGKRAIAASSPLFFAGVYLPLLVLVLTPLALYKSRGELGPALRNGTAKAVILPAICYALQALTHVFAVNLTNVAYMIAVKRLSLLFGVLYGHYLFKERGGIVSTIIMLLGVFLIVAGG, encoded by the coding sequence ATGATGCCACTATGGTTCCCGCTCACCGTTCTCTCCGCCTTCTTCCTCGCCACCAGCGACGCGACCACCAAGCGCGCGCTGACCGGCAGGAACGAGTACCTGGTCACCTGGTTGCGCATCGTCCCCACCCTGCCGCTGTTCCTGGTCGCACTCCCCTTCATTCCGATCCCCAAAATCGGCGACGACTTCTACTTCTGCATCTTCGCGGGACTACCGCTGGAGGCGGTGGCCATTATCCTCTACACCAAGGCCCTCAAGCTCTCGCCGCTCTCGCTCACCCTGCCCCTGCTCTCGCTCACGCCGCTTTTGCTGCTGGTAGTGCCGTACCTCCTCCTGGGCGAAAGGATCTCGCCCACCGGAGGCATCGGAATCCTGCTGATCGCCCTGGGCGGCTACCTGCTCAACACGGGCAGGGGCGAAACCGGGGTGCTCGCGCCGCTGAAAGCACTGGCCAGGGAGAAAGGAGCGCTCTGTATGCTCGCCGTCGCCACCATCTACAGCGTCACTTCCACCCTGGGCAAGCGCGCCATCGCGGCCTCCTCGCCCCTTTTCTTCGCCGGGGTCTACCTCCCCCTCTTGGTGCTCGTCCTCACGCCGCTCGCCTTGTACAAGTCCCGCGGTGAACTGGGCCCGGCGCTGCGCAACGGAACCGCCAAGGCCGTCATCCTCCCTGCCATCTGCTACGCCCTCCAGGCACTCACCCACGTCTTTGCCGTCAACCTCACTAACGTCGCCTACATGATAGCGGTTAAGCGCCTGAGCCTCCTTTTCGGCGTGCTCTACGGCCACTACCTGTTCAAGGAACGCGGCGGCATCGTCTCCACTATCATCATGCTCCTGGGAGTCTTCCTCATCGTTGCCGGAGGATGA
- a CDS encoding tetratricopeptide repeat protein, which produces MSQLVTRPSGAIAVMENGPLVSAIVVTRDREAHLRECLGELMEQTVSSRMEVIVVDAGSAQCEWAVVADLQQRYANLTALKLPSGAVCRGVNMALKMASGRYLTILDVTDRLRRDAYEQLALVLEQNAAAMVAYGDTCFTAIAHESFANHTSYGKVIWPDYTPQQLSQLSEVAPHLLWRREVHDSVGYLPEGYPNHGLREFLLNVLERFRIQHINEFTGLKLIAAVPQSAPQQAPQPVEVPSAPAAAQAVTAPLQAEPAPMPTPGPVTVPSAEDAYAALRSQFPADDIEQAATMLRQHLAKYPRHAVAHNDLAAVSYQLGDPDQALVHYREAVALESDEDVYLKNLADLLYVETGQTDEAINIYLKLLERSPRDVETLLNLGIICEGVGQPNAAESFLQRALEIEPANMTVRERLSELRQNAAVPVAPATAAAPAPAAEEEDDLTAEDHYLNSQELVNRGDLAGADRELQRIVALYPDFAPAYNDLAVLAYQNGDKDTARRNYEKAATLAPGNSTFQKNLADFYFVEGYDVDGAIKIYLEQLRKEPRDIETLMNLGKICTILDRPEEAQTFYGKVIHLEPWNRDARECLDTLKQAANS; this is translated from the coding sequence ATGAGCCAGTTAGTCACCCGCCCCAGCGGCGCGATTGCCGTTATGGAGAATGGACCGCTTGTTTCCGCCATAGTCGTGACCCGGGATCGGGAAGCCCACCTCAGGGAATGCCTTGGCGAGCTGATGGAGCAGACGGTCTCCAGCAGGATGGAAGTAATCGTCGTCGACGCGGGCTCGGCGCAGTGCGAATGGGCAGTGGTGGCGGACCTGCAGCAACGTTACGCGAACCTCACCGCGCTGAAGCTCCCTTCCGGGGCGGTGTGCCGTGGGGTCAACATGGCTCTCAAGATGGCGTCGGGGAGATACCTCACCATCCTTGACGTAACCGATCGCCTCAGGCGCGACGCCTACGAGCAGTTGGCGCTGGTCCTGGAGCAAAACGCAGCGGCCATGGTCGCTTACGGCGATACCTGCTTCACCGCGATCGCCCACGAAAGCTTCGCCAACCACACCAGCTACGGCAAGGTGATCTGGCCTGACTACACCCCTCAGCAGCTCTCCCAGCTCTCCGAAGTGGCCCCTCACCTGCTCTGGCGCAGGGAGGTGCACGACAGCGTCGGTTACCTCCCCGAAGGCTACCCGAACCACGGGCTGCGCGAGTTCCTGCTCAATGTGCTGGAGCGCTTCCGCATCCAGCACATCAACGAATTCACCGGCCTCAAGCTGATTGCCGCCGTCCCGCAATCGGCACCGCAACAGGCGCCGCAACCGGTGGAGGTGCCGAGTGCTCCCGCCGCGGCGCAGGCCGTCACAGCCCCGCTACAGGCGGAGCCCGCCCCGATGCCGACGCCTGGGCCGGTCACGGTGCCGAGCGCCGAAGATGCTTACGCCGCCCTGAGGTCGCAGTTTCCCGCCGACGACATCGAACAGGCTGCCACCATGTTGCGGCAGCACCTTGCCAAGTATCCGCGGCACGCCGTCGCCCACAACGACCTCGCCGCGGTCAGCTACCAGCTCGGCGATCCCGACCAGGCCCTGGTCCATTACCGCGAGGCGGTGGCCCTGGAGTCCGACGAGGACGTCTACCTGAAGAACCTCGCCGACCTCCTCTACGTCGAGACCGGACAGACGGACGAGGCGATCAACATCTACCTGAAACTGCTCGAGAGGTCGCCGCGTGACGTGGAGACCCTGCTGAACCTCGGCATCATCTGCGAGGGGGTCGGACAGCCCAACGCAGCAGAGTCGTTCCTGCAAAGGGCGCTGGAGATTGAACCGGCCAACATGACGGTGCGCGAGCGGCTTTCCGAACTAAGGCAAAACGCGGCAGTACCTGTGGCACCGGCGACAGCTGCAGCACCGGCACCAGCAGCCGAGGAGGAGGACGACCTCACGGCTGAAGACCACTACCTGAACTCGCAGGAACTGGTGAACCGGGGCGACCTCGCTGGGGCCGATCGGGAACTGCAGAGAATCGTGGCACTCTATCCCGATTTCGCGCCGGCCTATAATGACCTTGCCGTACTCGCCTACCAAAACGGTGACAAGGACACCGCCCGTCGCAACTACGAAAAGGCGGCGACGCTGGCCCCGGGCAACAGCACCTTCCAGAAGAATCTTGCCGACTTCTATTTCGTCGAGGGATACGACGTGGACGGGGCCATCAAGATCTACCTGGAGCAGCTCAGGAAAGAGCCCCGCGACATCGAGACGCTGATGAACCTCGGCAAGATCTGCACCATCCTGGACCGGCCGGAGGAAGCCCAGACCTTCTACGGCAAGGTGATCCACCTGGAACCCTGGAACCGCGACGCCCGCGAGTGCCTGGACACCCTGAAGCAGGCCGCCAACTCCTAG
- a CDS encoding tetratricopeptide repeat protein, whose protein sequence is MATQKTAWDYLGDMFDTLTSQTSMKAQAATSAMASGAGFFQKKDYARATNEFKRAISLDPTNAQSYNYLANAYLAQKKYDEAIKTYKSSLSLDPTQDSVHTNLGNIYLQQKNYNLAEKEFKDAARLNPTDTVAPYTLGQLYVQTGRYAEAETQFKKVSRMAPNDPNPYYSLGATYNKEGKYAEAVKQLTQAVKLRPKMTAAHFELGVAYAALGDSTNAQAELTTVTQLDATQGALLQQTIAQPKFVAAGGGDTDTFTPALQAGTDLGSLLGVDTTGTNIQAKEFSLTFYFDSSMDANSVQDTSNWTITKASGGAAGYYNNLLPVLPTEAYIPQNPTSVIYDPEKQSATVTFMLSQNSTGDATIDPAHMVFKFTGTDARGKVMDPTADEYAGAADEPF, encoded by the coding sequence ATGGCAACCCAGAAGACGGCCTGGGACTACCTGGGCGACATGTTCGACACGTTGACCTCCCAGACCAGCATGAAGGCCCAGGCAGCGACCAGCGCCATGGCCAGCGGCGCCGGTTTTTTCCAGAAGAAGGACTACGCCCGTGCCACCAACGAGTTCAAGCGAGCCATCTCACTGGACCCCACCAACGCCCAGTCCTACAACTACCTGGCCAACGCCTACCTGGCGCAGAAGAAGTACGACGAGGCGATCAAGACCTACAAGAGTTCCCTTTCCCTCGATCCGACCCAGGATTCGGTACACACGAACCTCGGCAACATCTACCTGCAGCAGAAGAACTACAACCTCGCCGAGAAGGAGTTCAAGGATGCGGCACGGTTGAACCCGACCGACACGGTGGCGCCGTACACCCTCGGGCAGCTCTATGTCCAGACCGGGCGCTATGCCGAGGCGGAGACGCAATTCAAGAAGGTCTCCAGGATGGCCCCCAACGACCCCAACCCCTACTACAGCCTGGGAGCGACCTACAACAAGGAAGGCAAATACGCCGAGGCGGTCAAGCAGCTGACCCAGGCGGTGAAGCTGCGTCCCAAGATGACAGCTGCCCACTTCGAACTCGGGGTCGCCTACGCCGCCCTGGGGGACAGCACCAACGCACAGGCGGAGCTTACCACCGTGACCCAGCTTGACGCGACGCAGGGCGCCCTCCTGCAGCAGACCATCGCCCAACCCAAGTTCGTGGCCGCCGGCGGCGGTGATACCGACACATTCACCCCTGCACTCCAGGCCGGTACCGACCTCGGTAGTCTCCTCGGCGTCGACACCACCGGGACCAACATCCAGGCCAAGGAGTTCAGCCTCACCTTCTACTTCGACTCCTCAATGGATGCCAACTCGGTGCAGGACACCAGTAACTGGACCATCACCAAGGCCAGCGGCGGCGCGGCAGGTTACTACAACAACCTCCTGCCGGTGCTCCCCACCGAGGCCTACATCCCGCAGAACCCGACCAGCGTGATTTACGACCCGGAAAAACAAAGCGCCACCGTGACCTTCATGCTGAGCCAGAACTCCACCGGCGACGCCACCATCGATCCGGCGCACATGGTCTTCAAGTTCACCGGCACCGATGCCCGCGGCAAGGTCATGGACCCGACGGCGGACGAATACGCCGGCGCGGCCGACGAACCGTTCTAA